Below is a genomic region from Gemmatimonadaceae bacterium.
CTTCCTCCGAAGCGGCAAACACTCTTCTTCAGTGCTACGATACCGGGTCCTATCGCGCGGCTCGCCGGCCAGATGCTCAGGAATCCGGCGACGATCAATCTCCAGCGCGCTTCGGCGCCCGCGGTTGGGATAACTCAGGCGGTTTATCCGGTACCGCAGGAGCTCAAGGCCGCGCTTTTCCTTTCGCTATTGAAGCGTGGAGATCTGAAGCAGGCGCTTGTCTTCACCCGCACCAAGCATCGCGCCAACCGGCTCGCCGACAATCTCGTCAGGAACGGCATCGCGGCGGAGAGAATCCACGGAAATCGCTCTCAGGTGCAGCGCACCGCTGCGCTGGCGGGATTCAAGAGCGGCAGATACCCGGTGCTTGTCGCGACTGACATCGCCGCTCGCGGAATCGACGTGGAGGCGCTCGGTCACGTTGTGAATTTCGACGTGCCTCCTGCGGCGGACGATTACATCCACCGCGTTGGAAGAACCGGGCGCGCTGAAATGACCGGTGAAGCGTTCACATTCGTCGCGCCGGACGAGGAGGGCGATCTGCGGACCATCGAGCGTGCGCTTGGACGCCGTCTTCCGCGAGTCACCGTTCCGGAGTTCGACTACAATGCCCGTCCAGCGGGGCGACTGGAAATTCCCATCAGCGAGCGAATCGCCGGCATCCGTGCGCGGAAGAAAGAGGAACGGTCGAGAGCCGCGGCGAAAGCAGCCCGACGGGCGGGCCATAGCGGCAGCGAACGCGCTGGCCCTGCCGGCACCAAGCGTCGGGAAACTCGCGACGCAAAAAGCGCCGGCGGGCACGGGCCGAAGAGCCCGCGCCGCCGACGCAGCCGCTAGTCTAGATCTTCACGAGCTCGACGCGCCGGTTGTTCGAGCGACCTTCAGCGGTGTCGTTGCCGCCGACGGGTTTCGAATCACCGAATCCCTTTGACTCGAGCCGCCCGGCATTCACTCGGTACTCTTTCACAAGAGCAGTCTTCACTGCCGCTGCGCGCTTGTCGCTCAACGTGCGATTCGCGTCCTTCGCGCCAACATTATCGGTGTGACCTTCGATTCGCAGCTTCAGCTCCGGGTGCTGCTCGAGCATCGCCGCAATCAGCTTCAGTGTCGGCGTCGACTCCGGACGCAGCCTGTCGCTGCCCGTATCGAAGAGCAGTCCCTGCGTTGCGGTGTGACCGGCAGCCATGAGATCGTCATAGATGGACTTGCGGCTTTCGGCAACGCGGATTCGCCCGACGTAGGCGGGGTTCTCGTCGCTCCGTGCATCGATGACGAGATGCAGGACCTTCGATCTCTCGAAGTTGGCGTTGGGCACATTGGCCAGCCGCTTCTCGTCGAGATAGACCTTCACGTATTTGCCGTCGCCGAGGATGCGGAGCTGTGCCGGCTTCCCACGGTAACGGAGTCTGCTCGGCTCGTTGTTGGTGAGCTTGACCTCGCCGCCGCCACCGCCACGCAATGCTACTCCGTCGCTTCCCCAGCCGATTACCGACGTGCCTGCGTCATCGATGCGCCCTACGCTGCCGCGAAGATGAAAACCCGCTCCGTCGAGCGATGGCCGGTTGATGACGTCGATCTCGATGGTGAACCGCTGCGGCAGAACTTCCGGTAGCGGTATCGTGAGCTTGCTCTGGCTCGTCGCGCGCAAAGTGCGCCGGCCGCCGAGCTCGGCGACTTCCATGTTTCCTTCGACGAACTGAAGGCGCGTCGGGAAGTTGCCAACCTTATCCTCTGTAAAGTCGGCGTAATAGATCACTCTCTCGCCGGGAACGAAGTCATAATTGGTCCAGAGCACTGCGACCGGAGCGGCGGGTGCTGCGACCGGAGTCGCGGCGCCTGCCATCGCAGCCGGGCCGCCACTGCCGGCCATTCCCTGCATGATCTTCATCGCCGCCGCCATCTCGGCGCCGTTGCCCTGCATCATTTTCATCGCCGCCGCCATGTTGGCGCCGGACATTCCCGCGTCCTTCATCGCAGCCGCGGCTGCGGCGTTGGACAAGCCGTTCATTTGCATCATCTTCATCGCAGCGGCGGCGGTAGCTGCGTCCGATACTCCACTTCCGCCGCCGCCCTTGATCATTTTCATTGCTGCGGCTGTCGCTGCGGCGTTCGACAGTCCACCGCCGCCAATCGCGCCCATTGCACCGCGCGCAGCAGCGCCGGCTATTCCGCCTTGTCCCATCGCCTTTGCGGCCGCACCCGCCGCGGCAGTAGACGCAGCGCCGGTCGCCATCGCCGCAGCTGTACCGCCAACGCCCTGGCCCGAGAGCATACCCATGATGCCGCTGTTGGCGCATGGTCCCTGACCCGTCACGGCAGACGCAACTGCTGCTCCGGGCACGACGGTGCACGCAACACCAATTGCTGCGCCCTTCACGGCATCAGTGCCCGCAGCCTTCGCAGCAGCCTGCACGGTTTTGTTGCCGGCGACTGCCTTCGCCTTGTTCATGAGGCCGCCGAATCTCCCGGTTTTTTTGGGCTTGAGAGAATCGGGAACGACCGAGTCGGCTGGTGTTGCGGGGGCGGCTGGGGCCTGTGCTCCAGCGAGAGCGGCGACCGAGGCGACGAGCAGCATCGTCAACGGTGTGAGATGCATGCGCGACATGTAGGGCCTCGAGGGCTGCAATAAAAGTTTTGACTACGCGGATTGGAACATGTGGCGCGCCCGCGCTTATAGCAAGCAAATCACTTCTGCGTGGCTTTGAGAGGTGAGTCGCTTTCAGCCGGCCACTCAGCCGCTGCAGGGGGCACGAACTATGAGACCGGCAAGACCAGAGAGGGAATCAGGGGGTTAACGGCCGTGGGAGCTAGTACTTCGCGATCTCCCTGTAGGCCGTCTTGAAGTCCTCGACCTGCGGCAGGATCGCGTCCTCGAGCTGCGGCGCATAGCCCACGAACGTATCGGTTGACGCAACGCGGCCGACGGGAGCGTCGAGCCACGCAAAACATTCCTGGGCGATCGCGGCCGCGATCTCGGCGCCGTAGCCCCACGAGAGGGAGTCCTCGTAAGCCACTATGACGCGCGACGTCTTCTTCACCGACCCGAACACCGCCTGCTTGTCCCACGGGCTCAAAGTGCGGAGGTCGATTACCTCGACGGAAATTCCCTCGTCCGCCACTGCGTTAGCCGCCGTGAGCGCGCGCTGCAGCGTCGCGCCATAAGTCACGAGAGTCAGATCGGTTCCTTCGCGTACGATTTTCGCCTTGCCGAACGGAATCATGAAGTTCGGCCCGGGATTCGGGCTCTTGTTATAGGTCTGTCTATAGAGATGCTTGTGCTCGAGGAAGATCACGGGATCGTCGCAGCGGATTGCGGTGCGCAGGAGCCCGTTGGCGTCCAGCGCGGTCGCGGGACAAACCACTCTCAGTCCGGGACAGTGCGTGAACAATGTCGCGCCGGTCTGTGAGTGATAGATCGCGCCCCGGATATACCCGCCGTACGTCGTGCGCACGACGACAGCCGCTGAAAAGTTGTTGTTCGAGCGCCAGCGCATCGTCGCCAGCTCGTCGCGCAGCTGCATGTACGCGGGCCAGATGTAATCGAAGAACTGCACCTCGACTACCGGCTTGAACCCGCGGATCGCGAGACCGATCGCGCGTCCGACGATGTTGGCCTCTGCGAGCGGTGAGTTGTAGACGCGAGCGCCGCCGAATTCCTTCTGCAGTCCCCACGTCACCTTGAAGACGCCGCCTTTTCCCTTCACCTGGCCCAGGTACTTGTCGCGTGATACGTCGGCGACGTCCTGTCCGAAGACGAGAATCCTCTCGTCGCGGCGCATCTCGTCCTTCATGCATGTGTTCAGAAGGTCGACCATCGTAGTCGGCTCGCCGGTGAACTTCGGATCGTCCTCCGTATCGAACTGTTCTCCGGTCGGATCCACATCCGGTGAGTAGACACCGTAGTACACTGTGTCCGCGGCGGGCTGCGGTTGCGCGAGTGCGTCATCGGTTGCGGCGAGGACTATCGCGTCGACCTCTTCCTGGATCTGCTTGATCTGCTCGTCGGTCGCGTGTCCCTCTGCGACCAGCCATCTCGGAAATACGGTAACGGGATCGCGTGCTGCGTCTGCCTCCCGCTCCGCCGGAGGGCGGTACATCGTTTCGTCGTCGGAGAGTGAGTGCGAGTAGGGACGAATGACTTTCGCGTGAACGAGAGCCGCTCCCTTCCGCGCGCGCACGTGCGCGACCGCACGCGACATCACCTCGTGGCTCGCCAGCAGGTCGCACCCGTCGACTTCCTCGACGAGGAGGTTTGGAAAGGAGCGCACCAGGCGCGAGATGCTGCCGCCGGCGGTGTTGACTTCCACGGGAACGGAGATGGCGTAGCCGTTGTCTTCGACGAGATACAGAACCGGCAATGAGAGGTTCGTCGCCGTGTTCAGCGATTCCCAGAACTCGCCCTCGCTCGTCTGGCCTTCCCCTGTCGTTACGAGGACGATCTCGTCTTCCTTGAACCCTTCGCTGATCCCGATCAGCTTCGCGCGGAGAGTCGCTTCGCCAGAGCCAACAGCCTGCAGGAACTGGGTGCCAGTGGGAGACGACGCCGAAACGATATTGAGGTCCTTGTGGCCCCAGTGGCTCGGCATCTGCCGCCCGCCGGATGCCGGGTCCTTTGCCGCGCCGACTGCGGAGTAGAGCATCTCGGCTGGAGTCACACCAAGCATCAGGCACAGGGCGCGATCGCGATAATACGGGTAGAACCAGTCGTAACCCGGCTTCAAAATCATTCCGGCCGCCGTCAGAACTGCCTCGTGGCCGGCGCCCGAAATCTGGAAGAAGATCTTGTTCTGCCGTTTGAGCTGGACTTCCTTGTCGTCAATCCGCCGGGACAGGAGCATGTTCCGATAGGCCGCGACGAGCTCGGCCGAGCCGAGGCCGGCGGACGTTCGGGGGGATGTCTTTCGATCTGGAAGGGTCTTTGTGGCCATCTCTAGGGTCGGATTGCGTGGAATCGACGCTAATAATAGTAGCCGCAGCGGGGCGATGGCTACGACGCAGGGCCCTTGCCACGGCTCTCGGCTGCGTGGCCAGCAAATCGCGGTAGGACCGCCTGGTAAGTGTGAACTTTACGCGGGGAGCCGAACATGTTTAATCGAACGACCTGGGCCGCAGCCGCTCTATTCGCGGTCTTGACTGCGTGCAGTCAACGCGCCGTAACGCCGGCCGATTCTGCCACTGGAACGAATCCGCCGGGGTCGAACACCGGCGTGCCGGCAAATCAGCAGAGCGACTGGACAGCCATCGAGAAGATCGAGGCCGAGGCGAAGACGCTCGCAAAGACTGCCGGATGCACAGCGAGTGGCGATTGCAGAGCAGCGCCCGTCGGGTCGCGCGCCTGCGGGGGCCCGCGGTATTACCTGCCGTACTGCGCGAAGACCACCGACTCAGTCGCGCTCTTCCGCAAGCTCGACGAGGTCGCAAAGGCTGAGCAGGCGTACAACAGGAAGTACAACCTTGCGTCCACGTGTGAGTTCCGGATGCCGCCCACGGTGAACGCGGTCGGAGGATCGTGCGTGGCACAATAGCCCGGAAGCGTTACCTTCTCTGGCGAGTGTGACCCCAAGTCCCCAACCCTCGCCAGAGGACACAATGAATCTCGTCGCGCGCGCAAAGGCGATTCTGATGACGCCGAAGCAGGAGTGGCCCGTGATCGATGCGGAGCCGCTGAATGTCCGCGAGCTGTTGCTTGGTTATGTGCTTCCACTCGCCGCGATCGGGCCAATTGCACGGTTCATCGGCGTCTCGGTCTTTGGGCTCGGAGGAATTTTCCGGGTCCCGGTCGGAACTGCGCTTTCACAGGCGATAGTCGCGTTCGTTCTCGCCGTGATCAGTGTGTTCGTGCTCGCCTGGGTGATCAACGCCCTGGCGCCGCAGTTCGGCGCCACGCAGGACATGAATCAGGCAATCAAGCTCTCGGCCTACAGTGCAACCGCCGGATGGGTAGCGGGAATCTTCTATATCATCCCGGCACTGTGGATTCTTGCCCTGATTGGCGGACTCTACAGCCTGTATCTCTTCTGGCTCGGGCTACCGGTGATGATGAAGGTTCCTGCTGAAAAGGCGGTGCCCTACATCGTCGTAATCGTGATCGCGACGATTGTTTTCTACTGGATCACGGCGTTTATCGCTGGGCGAATGATGTACATGTAAGACCCGCAAATGCGAAGCACTGCTCGTGCGCAGCAGCCGCCACAACATTCCCGCCTTTAGTCGCCTAGAAGTCCACCGGTCTGAGGTAGGACTCGCCGATCGCGCTATGGCTGAGCATGGCGACGGTGGGCAGCTTTCGCTTCCAGTGTGTTCCCGCCAGTCGCCCGCGCACGAGCTCTACTTCCTCGCGGCTGAACCCGTGCGCCTCGATCTCGCTAGGCCCATACCCATGCACGAGCCAGTTGAGGATCTCGTCCGCCCGTGCGTAGGTGATCCCGAAATCCTCTTCGTCAGTCTGGCCCTCGATGAGATCAGCCGACGCGGGCTTCGACACGATCACGTCGGGTACTCCCAGGTGCCTCGCGAGCGCCCACACCTGTGTCTTGAACAGATCACCCAGCGGATTGATCGGCGGTGAGTCGTCGGCATGCCAGGTGAAGTACCCCAGAAGGCGCTCGGTCTTGTTGCCAGTCCCTATGGGCAACCCGCGATATTTTGCGGCGAGGTCGAACAGCGCGATCATCCGCGTCCGCGCCATCACATTGCCTCGCCGGGCGGGATCGGCGTCAGGCTCGCTCGCGAGATAACCGTCCACGGCCGCCGAGATGTCGACAGTTCGCGTTTCGATTCCGAGCGAGTCAATCACCAGCTGAGCATGCTCGAGGGAATCCTGACTGGAGGTGCGGTAGGGAAGTCGTACTCCAATGACGTTCGATGCGCCGAGCGCGCGGGCCGCGAGAAACGCGGTTACAGCTGAATCGACTCCGCCGGAGATTCCAATCACACACTTATCGAAGCGCCGCAGGCGGAATTCTTCTCTCAGAAAAGTTGTGAGCCAATCAGCCGTGAGCGCGGGATCGATGTCCAGCGATGGCGGGCCGATGATGCTCGGCGGCGCCGCGATAACCTCGACACTCCTATCACTTTTCATCCGCGACGATTCTGCCCGCTGACGCGACGTCGCCTCTACGGATTCGCCGTCGGAGCTGCCGGCGATTTCCGCCTCCATCTCACGTTTTGCTGTTGGAGAGCCTGTCCCTTCCAGCACCGGCTCGCTTCCGTTCCTCGAGGCGGGATCGTAGTCCACAGGCACCGGCTCGCTACGCTGGATTTTTCCAATCGTCCTTACCATGTGCGGAAGCATCGTTTGCAGATCGGTGAGCAGCGGCAGCTCCACGCGCGCTCGCGTGAGATCCGAGGTGTCGAGAGTAGCGATGATGATCGCCTCTTCCCAGAGCGGCGCGCGCAGCTTCACGTCGCCCTTCGGACCGGCCACCATCGAGCCACCGGCGAACGTCTTTCCACCCTCGGTACCTACGAGCTGCACGAGCGCTACAAAAACGCCGTGCTCCGAAGCGATGTCACGCGCGAGCCGCTCCCAGCGCTCGAGTGTGCTCGGGCCCGGCCTATCGTCGGTGCGCGGAACGACGCCACGCGCGGGCGAAGCCGACGCGATGAAGATCACCTGAGCGCCGTCGAGCGCCGCTATCGTGCCCGACAAGCTGTGCCACGCATCCTCGCAGACAAGCATCGCCGCGCGACCCCACGAGGTGTCGAACGCGCGAATCTCGAATCCGCGATCCACGAACCGCTCCTCGTCGAACAGCCCGTACGTCGGAAGAAAAACCTTGCGGTGGATGTGACGCACGACGGGAGCGTCGCCTCCCAGCGTCACATAGAGAGCGCTATTATAGATTGAGTTGTTCCAAACTTCGTAGAAGCCGAGCCCGACATCCATTGGAGCGAGAGACGGAACCGCAGCGCGGTACTGGTCGTCGAGATCGCGGACGAGCGTTCCGGCGGTTACCGCGTGGTCGCGCACGCCGCCCTCGAGGAAATAGCCGCTCACCGCGGTCTCGGGGAGGAACGCGACCTGAGGCCGCGGGTTAAGAGCATCGAGCTGCGCGAAAATCTCGCCCAGATGCGCGAGATTCCCGGCGTAGTCTCCCTTGCGCGGCTTGAACTGCACGATTGCCAGATGGACTGACTGATGCATTACACTGAAGTTGCCATGCCCACTCGGCGCGGGCAACGGGCGCTCTTGCTGGCGGTCGTTGTGCTCGCTCTCGCGCCTGCTACGTCGCCCGCCCAGTCTCGCGGAACCGAGGCGTGGCGCATCATCCAGCCTCCTCAGTCGTCGCAGATTCTCGCACGAGACGGCTCGCTGATCGCCGAAATCGGCACTGAGCTTCGCACCAGCGTCTCATTGCGAACGCTGCCGCGCTACGTCCCGCAGGCGTTCATTGCCGTCGAGGACCGCCGCTTCTACCAGCACGACGGTGTGGACGTGATAGGAATCGCCGGAGCGATCAAAGGCAGGATCCTCGGTGAGCAGAGAGGCGGAGCGAGCACCATCACGCAGCAGCTCGTCGGCAACATGCATCCCGACCTCGTGGACCGGCGGGAGCAGACTCTGGCCCGCAAGCTCCGTGAGCAGCAGGCCGCCCGCGAGATGGAGAAGCACTACACGAAAGCTCAGATACTCGAGGCGTATCTCAACCAGATCAATTTCGCGCACGGCTGGTACGGCATCGAGACCGCAGCGCGGCACTACTTCGGGAAGAGCGCAGCGCAGCTTTCACTCGCCGAGGCCGCCACGCTCGCAGCGATGCCGAAAGCTCCGGAGAATTACGAGCCGGTGAAATTCCCTGCGAGAGCAAGAGAGCGCCGCAACACCGTTCTCGCGCTGATGCAGCAGCAGGGATACATCACGCGCGCGCAGGCACAAGCGGCACAGGCGAGCAGAGTCGTTACCGTCCCGAACTATGGAGTCTCTATTGCGGCGCCGTATTTCGTCGACGTCGTGAAAGTCCAGGCGCGGCGTGCCGGAGTGCCGATCGCAAATGGCGGTTACCGCGTCTACACGACGCTCGACCCCGTGCTACAGCACGCGGCGGCGCTTTCCCTCACTGAAGGCACGGCAGAGGTAGAAGCAAGATCCGGGTACCGTCATGCAGCGATGGGAAACGGCAACGGCGATTACCTGCAGGGACTGGTAGTGGCGATAGATCCTGCCACGGGCGATGTCCGCGCGCTCGTCGGCGGACGCGATTACAGGACGTCGCAGTTCGACCGCGCCGTGGACGGCATGCGGCAGCCGGGCTCCTCATTCAAGCCGATCGTCTACGCCGCCGCTATCGCCGGCAGCATTGCTCCGAACGCAATCGTCGGCGACACGGCAATCGCCATCCCGCTTCCGAACGGGACCATCTACCGGCCGGACAATTCCGATCACGAGTACCTGGGCGACATCACGCTCCGCGAAGCACTCGCCAAATCCAGGAACGTAGTTGCAGTTCAGCTCGGCCAGACGCTCGGCATGGACTCGGTGATCGCGCTCGCCCGCCGGATGGGGATTACGTCGCCGATCGCTCCGTATCCGTCGAGTGCCATTGGCGCGTCAGTGGTTCAGCCGCTCGATCTCGTCGCCGCGTACACGACTTTCGCGAACCTCGGGACGCCGGTCGAGCCGCGCTTCATCAATCGCATCGAAGATCGGAGTGGCAAGACCGTCCTGAGCCCGCCCGTGCGAGTGCTTGCGCCTGCACTCGATCAAGGCGCGGCGTTTGTCGTGCGGGACATGATGCGTGACGTCGTCGAGCGCGGGACGGCGACGTCCATTCGTCGTTATCTGCCGGCGAGCATTCCCGTAGCCGGCAAGACAGGTACGACGAATGACAACACCGACGTGTGGTTCGTCGGGCTCACACCGGACATCGTTGCGGGAGTATGGCTCGGGTTCGACAAGCCGAAGACAATCACGGCCGGCGCAGCGGGCGGCTCGCTCGCCGCACCGATCTGGGGAAAAATGTTGTCGCGATACTACGCTCTCACGAAGCGGCCGGCCGATTCGTGGACCGTTCCCCCTGGCGTCACACCGGGCGAGCTGGACCGCGTGACCGGTGAGCTGGCGAACGAGGAGACTCCGCCCGATCGCGTTTACACCGAGTACTTCATTGAGGGAACGGAGCCGATTCCGTTGCGGCCCGAGCTGTTCAAGATCTTTCAGTCGGGGCCCATCATCAGGTAACGGGTCTCAGGCTGCGCCGGCGATCTCGAGTGGCTTGACCGGCGCAACAGCTTCCGCCGGCACAAGAGCAACCTCGAGCACCTCTCGCAGCGTCTCCACCGGATGGAAGCTGAGAACGTTCCTCACTTCCTCCGGCACGTCCTCGATATCCGCCTCGTTCGCCTTCGGGATGATGATCGTCTTGATGCCGGCCCGGTGTGCCCCGAGCACTTTCTCCTTCAATCCGCCAATCGGCAGCACGCGACCGCGAAGCGTGATCTCTCCTGTCATCGCGACGTCTCCGCGCACGGGACGCTCGGACATCTCTGACACAAGCGCCGTCGCGATTGCAATTCCCGCCGATGGACCATCCTTTGGAATGGCACCAGCCGGCACGTGAATGTGCGCCTCGATTGCGCCGAGCCGGTCCTTTGGAATTCCCAGAACGGACGCGTTGTTCGTTGCATACGTGAACGCAGCGCGGGCCGATTCCTTCATCACGTCACCGAGCTGGCCGGTGAGAATCAGTGACACGGCGCCGCCGGGGCCCATCTGCTCGTTGTCGGTTGCGTGGTTGCCGTAGTACCGTCGTATTGACGCCTCGACGAACATGATGTCGCCACCCATCGGCGTGTAGTACATGCCGGTTGCAATTCCCACCTCCGGCTCCTGCTGTGCTCGCTCGGGATGGACCTTCGGCCGGCCGAGGAGCTCACGCACCTCGTCGGCAGTGATCGTCTCATCTACGATCGCTCCAGTCTCACCGCCTGCAATTTTGCGCGCCATCTTCCGCGCCACGGCGCCGAGCTGACGCTCGAGCTGCCGAACGCCGCTCTCGCGCGTGTAGTTCGAGACTACGCTCATCACCGCTTCGTCGGTGAAAGCTATGCCCTTGCCCGCGAGCCCCGACTCCTCGAGCTGGCGTGGAATCAGATACTTCTTCGCGATCTCAGCCTTCTCTTTTTCCGTGTATCCGGCGAAGTCGACCACTTCCATGCGGTCGAGCAACGGACCGGGAATGTTCTGGACAAAGTTGCCGGTCGCGATGAAGAGAACCTCGCTCAGGTCGAATGGCACGCCGAGGTAATGATCGGTGAACGTGTCGTTCTGCGCGGGATCGAGAACTTCGAGCAGCGCGGACGAAGGATCGCCCTGGAACGAGACGCCGAGCTTGTCGACTTCGTCGAGCAGGAATACCGGATTCTTCGTCCCCGCCTGCTTCATTCCCTGAATGATGCGGCCCGGCATCGCACCGACATAGGTCCGCCGGTGGCCACGGATGTCCGCCTCGTCACGTGCGCCGCCGAGCGAGACGCGGACGTACTCGCGTCCCAGCGCGCGGGCGATGGACTTGGCGATCGAGGTCTTTCCGACTCCCGGGGGTCCGATGAAGATAAGAATCGGCCCCTTCGCCATTGCCCGGGCCTTCGCTTCCTTCTTGTCGGTGATGGTCCGGTCCTCATCGTCGCCGATGGCGAGCGACGGCGTCGCTTCGTCTTTCTCGGGGCGAAGCTTTGACACCGGAAGCTCTCCCTGACTCTCGACCTCCTCGGCGAGCTGCTGCGCACGAAGCTGGCGCACCGCC
It encodes:
- the lon gene encoding endopeptidase La: MGQRQTIPVLPLRGTVIFPGLTAPIAAGRPGTLRAIESALKGDRLVFAVAQRDNTDEPSADILYSMGVVARIGQIQRGLGGVQLLLQGEQRATALQYSTTEGYLSAVVVPAEEMNPVDENDPAFTALQKETRERAAELGERRGLPEEVVHQVLDAVTEPGKFADLVAGYIELPVPEKQGLLETLSVEERLRRVLVHVQRQVGLLEAQEEIKSQVQEELGERQREMYLREQMKAIQKELGDDDQSKELTDLRDKLNALDLPKEARAEVERELGRLERAGRESMEAQVIRTYLEWISELPWNNRSDDQLDLNHAAQVLDEDHYGLTDVKDRVLEFLAVRQLRAQQLAEEVESQGELPVSKLRPEKDEATPSLAIGDDEDRTITDKKEAKARAMAKGPILIFIGPPGVGKTSIAKSIARALGREYVRVSLGGARDEADIRGHRRTYVGAMPGRIIQGMKQAGTKNPVFLLDEVDKLGVSFQGDPSSALLEVLDPAQNDTFTDHYLGVPFDLSEVLFIATGNFVQNIPGPLLDRMEVVDFAGYTEKEKAEIAKKYLIPRQLEESGLAGKGIAFTDEAVMSVVSNYTRESGVRQLERQLGAVARKMARKIAGGETGAIVDETITADEVRELLGRPKVHPERAQQEPEVGIATGMYYTPMGGDIMFVEASIRRYYGNHATDNEQMGPGGAVSLILTGQLGDVMKESARAAFTYATNNASVLGIPKDRLGAIEAHIHVPAGAIPKDGPSAGIAIATALVSEMSERPVRGDVAMTGEITLRGRVLPIGGLKEKVLGAHRAGIKTIIIPKANEADIEDVPEEVRNVLSFHPVETLREVLEVALVPAEAVAPVKPLEIAGAA